GAGTCAGGTTGTGGGAAATCTTCGGCTGGACGTACAATTTTACAGTTGCAGCAAGCCCATTCAGGAGAGGTTAAATTTTGCGGGCAAGACATCACAAAACTGAGAGGACGTGCATTAAGAGAAGCGCGAAAAGGTTTTCAAATGGTGTTCCAAGACCCGTATGCGTCATTGAATCCGATGCAAATGGTGGGCGATATTGTCGGTGAACCGATTCGTAATTATTACCATAAAAAGCAGCGTGACATTGAAGATGAAGTGAAAGACTTGTTAAAACGTGTCGGACTGAACGAAGCGGACTACTATAAATATGCGCATGAGTTTTCAGGTGGACAACGCCAACGTGTCGGGATTGCGCGTGCTTTAGCGCTCAAACCGAAACTTATTATTGCCGATGAACCAGTCAGTGCGTTAGACGTTTCTGTACAGTCTCAAGTGCTCAATATTATGGCAGAGTTACAAGAAGAGTTTGGACTCAGCTATTTGTTTATTGCGCATGATTTAAGTGTCGTTAAGCATGTCAGTGACTATATTTGTGTGATGTATTTAGGTCATATTTTAGAGCAAGGTCCTGCTGAAGCGATTTATGAAAATCCGAGTCATCCTTATACGAAAGCACTCATTTCAGCGATCCCAGAAATTGATCCACGTCAGCGTAAGGAACGCATTTTACTCGAGGGTGATTTACCGTCGCCAAGTGACCCGCCATCTGGATGTCCATTTCATACGCGATGTCCGGTAGCTGAGGCGCGATGTGCAGAAGTGAAGCCGCCATCAGTGGAAGTCAGTGCCAATCATTATGCAGCATGTGTGTTGTTAGAAAATGGGGGTGTCGCGCAATGACAACATTAATCATTCGACGTATTTTATTAATGATTCCGATGCTCATTTTAATGTCAGTCGTCATCTTTACCATTTCTAAATTACAACCCGGTGACGCATTTTCAGGTAATATGGACCCAAAAGCTGGCGCGAAATATTACGAACAAGAACGTGAACGCTTAGGCTTAAACGACCCGCTCCCTGTGCAATATATGAAGTGGGGCGAACGTGTCCTCCATGGCGATTTTGGTGATTCTATTCGCTATAAACGTCCGGTCATGGATTTAGTGAAAGAACGTATGCCGAATACCATTTTGTTAGGAGTCACAAGTTTAGTCATTACATATCTCATTGCATTTCCGCTCGGCATACTCTCAGGACGCAAGCCGTATAGTTTATACGATTACAGCATTCAATTTTTAAATTATTTGATGCTCGCCATCCCGTCATTTGTTGCAGGGGTATTCGCCATTTATATTTTTGCGTTTCAGCTCGGACTCTTTCCATTTTCAGGTTCCGTTGCACTCGGTGTCGAACCTGGTTCTGCGGCATATTATATCAGTAAGATTTATCATACGATTTTGCCAGGGACCGTGCTCGGTTTATTATCAACAGCGAGTTATGTTCAATTTTTAAGAAATGATATCATCGAAAACGCACGTAAAGATTATATTCGTACCGCACGCGCAAAAGGTTTATCAGAGTCTACAGTATATAACAAACATATTTTAAGAAACTCGATTATTCCGATTGTGACGTTTTTTGGTGCGGATGTATTGTCTGTATTTGGTGGTGCGGTCATTACAGAAACGATTTTTTCATATCCCGGTATCGGAAAACTGCTCATTGATGCGATTAGTGGTAAAGATTATCCATTAATGATGGCACTATTACTATTTTTCTCATTTTTAGGATTACTCGCTAACTTAATTTCAGATATTACGTATAGCATAGTCGATCCGAGAATTAAGAGTAATTAGGGGGGATACAGATGGATAAGTTGAAAAAAGCAAAAAGTAAATCGCCACTCACAATGGCGCGTAAGAAATTTCTTAAAAACAAACCGGCAATGATAGCGACTGTGATACTGGGTCTCATCGCGATCATTTCATTTTTAGCACCACTGCTTGCACCTTATGATCCGAACTTACAAAATTTAGTGTTGATTAAGGGCGAGATGTCAGCAGAACACTGGCTCGGTACAGATTCTGGTGGTCGAGATATTTTAAGCCGCTTGTTGTATGCGGGGCGTGTATCGTTACTATTTGGATTTTTTACTTCTATTGGACTTATGACAATCGGCGTATTGATCGGCATGATTTCTGGCTATTACGGTGGCTGGGTGGATACCGTGCTCATGCGTTTTACAGAGTTTGTCATGTTATTTCCATTTATTCCATTCGCAGTCGTATTAAATGCGACGTTCAGTGGTAAAATCGAAAATCAATACGGTTCAGCTATTGTGTTAGGTTTAGTGCTCATCGCCTTATCTTGGGTTGGTGTCGCAAGGATTGTTCGCGGTAAAGTGATGCAAGAGAAAGAGAATGAATATTTCTTGGCGGCACAATCAATCGGAACGCCTGTATATAAGATTTTATTTAAGCATTTATTACCGAATATTTTAAGTGTGGTCATCGTGCAAGCAACACTCGTATTTGCCGTACAAATCGTGGCCGAAGCGGGACTCAGTTTCCTCGGGTTTGGGATTAGTAAAAGTGTGCCGACATGGGGGAATATGTTAACAGATGCGCAAGAAGGCGACATTTTAAGAAGCAAGCCATGGATTTGGATGCCACCCGCGCTCATTATTACAGTCACAATTTTATGTATTAACTTTATCGGTGAAGGATTAAAAGACGCCCTTAATCCAAAATCAAGAAGGTAAAAATGTGGAACGTATCGAAAAGAACACAAATCATATAAATGGTGATAAGAAATAATTTCACAATTCATGTATTTACGGATACAATAATGATAACTAAAATGACATGAGTAGGTGAAAATGATGAGATACAGTGATGAAGAATTTGAAGCGTTTTTTTCTAACTTAACTGAAGATGAACGAGACGAATTACTCCATGAAGTGATCGCGATGACACTAGGAGAAGCGGATGAAG
Above is a genomic segment from Staphylococcus delphini containing:
- a CDS encoding ABC transporter ATP-binding protein, with translation MTNYILEVNDLKQYYPIKGGVFQRKIGEVKAVDGISFVIEPGQTVGLVGESGCGKSSAGRTILQLQQAHSGEVKFCGQDITKLRGRALREARKGFQMVFQDPYASLNPMQMVGDIVGEPIRNYYHKKQRDIEDEVKDLLKRVGLNEADYYKYAHEFSGGQRQRVGIARALALKPKLIIADEPVSALDVSVQSQVLNIMAELQEEFGLSYLFIAHDLSVVKHVSDYICVMYLGHILEQGPAEAIYENPSHPYTKALISAIPEIDPRQRKERILLEGDLPSPSDPPSGCPFHTRCPVAEARCAEVKPPSVEVSANHYAACVLLENGGVAQ
- the opp4B gene encoding oligopeptide ABC transporter permease encodes the protein MTTLIIRRILLMIPMLILMSVVIFTISKLQPGDAFSGNMDPKAGAKYYEQERERLGLNDPLPVQYMKWGERVLHGDFGDSIRYKRPVMDLVKERMPNTILLGVTSLVITYLIAFPLGILSGRKPYSLYDYSIQFLNYLMLAIPSFVAGVFAIYIFAFQLGLFPFSGSVALGVEPGSAAYYISKIYHTILPGTVLGLLSTASYVQFLRNDIIENARKDYIRTARAKGLSESTVYNKHILRNSIIPIVTFFGADVLSVFGGAVITETIFSYPGIGKLLIDAISGKDYPLMMALLLFFSFLGLLANLISDITYSIVDPRIKSN
- the opp4C gene encoding oligopeptide ABC transporter permease, producing MDKLKKAKSKSPLTMARKKFLKNKPAMIATVILGLIAIISFLAPLLAPYDPNLQNLVLIKGEMSAEHWLGTDSGGRDILSRLLYAGRVSLLFGFFTSIGLMTIGVLIGMISGYYGGWVDTVLMRFTEFVMLFPFIPFAVVLNATFSGKIENQYGSAIVLGLVLIALSWVGVARIVRGKVMQEKENEYFLAAQSIGTPVYKILFKHLLPNILSVVIVQATLVFAVQIVAEAGLSFLGFGISKSVPTWGNMLTDAQEGDILRSKPWIWMPPALIITVTILCINFIGEGLKDALNPKSRR